The Apium graveolens cultivar Ventura chromosome 10, ASM990537v1, whole genome shotgun sequence nucleotide sequence tggaaaggatttgagatgacctacaacttttgttcacaagtcttgtccaaataagcaaggtaagacccttaTTTTTACAGTTCGTTCAATCAGACTATTAggaacttcaaaatctaactttgtgttttcttgattgtttgtgagatccaagcttgtataaggattaatcaaggttGTAAGACTTCCTAGCAACTTTCCCCTCataaataaaggtataaaacttctggacctttaagtatatgtcgttcgcctaaatccgagttacgagcgatgaaacatgaccattttaagtaacggcatttcgcgagcgaaccccgaaacctcgagtaactttgagaccataattgaggacctttaaatgattaatcgaaataTGAAAGAATTATGTCAAGTGAATAAGGCAGTTAGTAAAGTtttcgcgaaagagtcgccttaaaattcgtaacggttaatttattaaaattggtggagccgagggtacgcgagtgattaacgcaaatcgttaagcgtataagcgactgttagggtatgagtgagttttgactagtttcttaagcgactgtggtctaattccggattatattgttgttcataggttacctaacccactctaagcttaagtctatctcggaacactcaggcaagttttctacccgtataactgttgttgtgatatatatatgtatatgcattatcttatgataagtgcatgattgttattagcaaatcttgcgatatattggagcatgttgatatgatatatatatatgcatgcctgttttgtaatcttgatatcttgttatcgattcatttatttataaactgcataatacctatgccaGAGATAGACattatttgcatatacccttagtataggggacccaaaagttaacatttttctaaatcgggaggCTATGTTcctgattatatatatatatatatatatatagttttcaaaactattaatcgaataatgtttattcgatagttttaatttataagtgaatattagtttgaatattcattcgaggacttacgactccatttattttattaaataatattcattattttcttaaagaataatgtttcgcTATTCGCCAAGTATTTGAGAAATGATTGATAccgtcaatcattcttaccttaaatattttcataaagttattttcaaaacttttacttcatttgctttgataaaagctattcgttatttgaatattatttatagcataatattcggatattctttgattatcttggaattgatttattctattaaataatccttatttttaacactttcaaaaatattttcgagtctttaaaatgattttaaaggctagagcggatcccaaaactcgttttcaaatttaagatcttcctttcgaaggggacttgaatactcgctcaaaaatatgagggatccggctctgtgggttattttatattcgcaacgaggttgctgttttgagaaaacaatttgattacttgcccaacgttcgggaagtaagtccatctaattgagttggcataagcgacGGGCCGAGGTACTGTCTATCAAGGTGTAAGAGGCAtggtgacagtccatcaacgcgtgagtggccgggtaatggtctagcgcgaggtcttaatgcggccagggtgatgaccgacaaggaattcatccatctactggTAGAAAAGATTACTAATGGGTATTtttgcctaatcagcaagatatcgggtttatgctatagttttcttctttccaaattcattgggtattacaaCTCTATTTTTACTGTTCagaacagaggttttcaaggaaaatatgagatatatatatataggtgtatatatatctatcgggacttaatgaagtatctcgtaacttaatttcttttgaatgatattttaaagattgattctattcaagtcttatcttgtagtctcatctatgcggtgaacttttgaaactgattataccttaaatggtggtagttcaagtagtatttggaaaatatataagtatattggagtatcttgtaacttcatcttttcaccttatatctagtaaatgattatcttatgcatgacaaagattttcaaaaaaatattgagacaagcttagatatatgagatcaccttgcaacgatatttttatatagttataaactggaactctgtgtatattatgtatggaagaggacttccaagattttgaaaagtatatatacatatatactgaatattttacgacttggtcgtgttaagatatcaaacttggttcatttctgcttgaccaagactttcatgagtactatgaagatgctcatttattattaattattatacatgttatttcggtgggcttgttgctcacccttgctttattcttttatcacacaacaacagctagacaagatgaacatgaccaagctcccaattcgcgagcgaataagaaatgttccgtagtttcctgtaggcgttgatgccgctgtagctgaggtaggaactaccaataggctaggttttcaactgttgatgtaccagacttatgtatatttatgaaatgtaataatggcaaagaaaatgtaaatttattcagaaacccttttaaggtgtaatggtttataattgtggaataaaatgacttgtgttatttttttggtattcatctctgatactataacttgtggtgtgtgtgcattttgtggggtcacaatacgcagtagttggttgtttattaagattaagtgttattaagggaaatggaacttgtgacaacccggatccccgaccccggatttgggtgtGTTATATGACTCATccatgtaccacttcacctcatgaaaaaacttcttcttttgagcagAATATAAGTCTGGAGGCGTAATGTTGCTCaaaaggtagttcacaatgtctgcgaaccacggttcctcttcttgcaccccaaacaactgctcatccggaaaagactcacgtatcaatgtcttatcctgtgaagccgtacttggatcttctaaccgagatagatgatcagcaacttgattctcagtacctttcctatccttgatctccaactcaaactcttgaagtaaaagaacccatcgaatcaatctaggcttcgagtccttcaAAAAGAGATAGCGAATAGCAGCGTGATTagtgaaaactatcaccttcgtcccaagcaaataagatcgaaacttctcaaaaccgtagacaatggttaagagttccttctcagtagtagtatagttcagttgagcaccattgagggtcttactagcatagtagaccacatgaaatatattgttcttcctttgcccaagaactaCTCCAACTACATATTCACTTGCATCGCACTTCATTTCAAAAGGCTCAATCCAATCAcgtgcagttatgacaggtatcgtgatcaaactcttctttaagctctcaaaagcagcaTGACACTCATCAtaaaacttgaaagggacatctttctctagcagaTTACACAacggtttagagattttagagaagtccttgatgaatcgccgataaaaacccgcatgatcAAGGAAACTGTGAATCTCCTTGACataaattggtggaggaaggttttcaatgacccctacctttgctttgtccacctcaagacccttactagagaccatgtgcccaagaatgatgccctcTTACACCATAAAGTGACTTTTCTCCCAGTTAAGAAcaagattggtctcaacacaccttttaagaactacgccaagattttgcaagcactcgtcgaAAGAATCCCCAAACATagaaaaatcatccatgaacacctccatattctgaccaatcatgtcagagagaatggccatcatacatctctgaaatatggcaggtgcaccacacaacccaaaagaaactcttctgaaggaaAAAGTACCAAAaagacaagtgaaggtagtcttttcctgatcttctggagcgatgtaaatctgattatagcccgaatagccatccagaagacaatagtattcatgcccagccaacttgtcaagcatctgatcaataaaatgAAGAGGAAAATGATCCTTCCTCGTTTCTTTGTTCAACTTCCTATcatccatgcaaactctccactcTATGACTGTTCGAGTatgaatgagctcattcttctcattagcaaccaCTGTGATGTCttctttcttcggcacacactgaactgggctcacccaagaactgtcagaaataggatagatgatccctgcatctagccacttgagaatttccttcttcacaacctccttcatgatcagattaagccttctctgttgctcaactgtcggcttgcttccttcctctagcagaattttatgcatgcaataagaagggctgatttcCTTGATATTagctatagtccatccaattgccgatttggACTCTCTCAGTATactcaagagcttttcctcatcattACCTAAAAGgacagatgcaataataacaggcaaaatagatgcatcacctaaaaagcataccttaagtgttcaggcaatggtttaagctcgaTTGTAGGAGTTttctcaatagatggcttgagacgccCCTCAACATTTTTGAATTCtgacattccaagagattcaaaaggcatgtccagccttcgcttccaagAAGAAGTATTTAAATACTgtaactgctcatcaccttcatcatcttcactatctgaatttcccaacaaggcttTCACTAAGGCATCAGACCATaacaattgatcaagttctgaagtaaccacaaaatcgaccaattccacttttaagcactcctcattatcagtagggaatttcatggcattgaatacattaaaagtcacatcctgatccaatactcgcatagtgagctcacccttctgcataatagtcaaggttcggccagtagccaagaatggtcttcccaagattatgggaatctttttatcctcctcgaaatcaagaattataaagtcagcaggaaagatgagtttgtccttcttgaccaagacatcctccacaatgcctcgtggatatgtaaaagaacgatcgaccaactgcaaggacatatatgtaggctttgAATCaagtaagtccaacttcttgaagacagacaaaggcatcatattgatgctagctcccaaatcacataaacacttgtcgaacgacaagtttccgatagtgcaaggaatagtgaagcttccaggatctttaagctttggaggcaacttctgttgtgtcacaacactgcattcctccgttagagcaacggtctctaagtcatcgagctttaCTTTCCgcgaaagaatacctttcataaacttcacatagctaggcatctgttccagagcttcagcgaaaggtatgttgatatgaagtttcatgaacatctccagaaacttagcaaattgcttatctaacttttgcttctgcagccttttaggaaaaggaagtggaggatagacctgtttctcccctgtattaccctcaggaggagtgtgttccacagttttcttcattatttccacttctacttccttctgcacatcttctttaGCCACAACTTTATcttctggaacttgagatttttcaagattcgcaaccttcccaggccttaatgtaattgcctttaacttgctcttttgcttccttctttcctggaacttcGGTGTCACTAgagagtgtaccaggttgacgattcagcACGACATTGGCAATCATCCCAATTTGATTCttcaaggtcttaatagaaaccgcttggctcttgcacatgagcctcaactcctccaattcagatttttcattagatttttgaagttggagttgttgtcttggtgcatattgcggttgttaaAATCAGAAGGATTGAATTGCTTTGCTGCATAttgctgataaggttgttgcaccgtattctgattgttgctccagctgaagttaggatgattgtggttattgggatgataggtggctcGAACTGGTTGCTGTGACCTctaaaagttgctcacgaactgagatgattcactagaaattgaaCACTCATGCGCACCAACATAAAGCTCACAAACACCAGTGATCTGATTAAccccataattagccaaagaatccaccttcatcgttaaaggcttaagctgagcagctatagcagtagctgcattTACCTatagaattcctgctaccttgccttgaggtagtcGCTGAGAAGGATTCTGGTTTTCATTAgaagccatcagttcaatcaactcataagcttcatcatagctcttagcccacaaggctccacctgatgctgcatcaagcataggtctagattgtgctcccaagccattataaaagtagttaataatcatccagtcaggcatcccatgatgaggatactttctaagcatatccttataacgatcccaagcttcacataaagactcTCCCGATTGCTGTGCGAATTGAGTAAGAGTgtttctgattgcagctgtctttgccatatggaagaatttagtaagaaacttttgagaaagatcttcccaagtagtaatagagcctggtggtagagaatgcaaccaacacttagctttatccctcagagagaatgacAAAAGCCTCAGCTTAAgagcatcttcagaaacattgttgaatttgaaaatgtcacagatctcgatgaaatctctaatatgcttgttgggatcttccgttggagaacccccaaactggaataagttttgcaccatctgaatcgtgctagctTTGATTTTAAAAGTGTTATCCGCGATGGCTGGTATGACAATGCTAGATGgaatatcattaatcttcggttgagagtaatccatcaaagctttcagatttgctactggttctcccattgcaacgATCGCTTCTTCTGCAACTTTCTCAACTAAGacttcttcttctactttctccTCAGTAAGAACTTCTTCTACTACTTCCTCcactttatccagtgttctcttgcgAGATCAAGAATGTGttagcatacacgctctctagagtacctgaaaaagcaataagcaaacaagtaagtaaaatatccgaggGGTGTACTTTAACAACCACggatgtcaagcacataaactaaaaattaacaccgagtccccggaagtggtgccaaaaacttgttaggatgaaaacacatgctaaaattacacgcaactatacacgttcacaagtaatataaaattctttctagttcgttcccacaaagactggtttaggttaagttcaatttatcCACTTATACAACAAGGATATGGCTAgcgttcaatgctaagacaattaGCAAGTTGGTTTTAATTAAATTAGAAGATTATACTAACTAACATTAACTAAGaaaattgaggttgaattaccAATATGAAACAAACAGgtgattctaacttcattactacttcattcaaagtcattgttctttaaccttagcatacaatggtgatgacaactaatcagataacacgaaactagtaacgccaactttcattgcacgagtaccctactaccagacatccaaagaagagatagaagttgaatatacaccaattatgttgagaccctatatgtctatagaatttgacaacataaaggtttaatgcgcaagttatctatcgtgattatatagggaaagtaagatggttaaaattatatacgaatcatgcataacaaatatatgaacctatactagcatggcaagttctaaacctctaaattcactttcgcttcaatagagattaacacgctatcttataaggTCGAGAAgttcataagatgaataagcacaaccaatactaggatatcatacaatcaccacacactaagatatcgaaataaattaactattaaaatctataagtaaatccgctagaacctcacgataacgattagttcataaccgaactcgttatcaccgtgggttccgatgaaaggatggtataataaactaagtctttataaaatgaattaataatcaaagtacgtaatcaagagtattaggttcaataaacaagaaaacaagcatccaagattataactcaatcaaagaattataagtaaaaataagcttttcttctccttcattgTATTTGTGTTCTTAGGTCTTCTCGTCATCTTCTCCTTAGTCTCTATTATTAAAACATCTTTAAGATGTCTTTAAATACCAGCCCAAAATAATCCAAAAGTCCAGCAGATCAATATTCTAGTAGCAATAGGATTCTGAAAAGCCGACCTGGTGCGGCCGCTCTGTGAAGCGGTGCAGCCGCCCTGACAAACTACAAACCGAGCGCGACCGCTCTATACTTGGGTGCGGCTGCCTTATATCTCAGAAAAAATTTATTTTCTTCACTTTCTTTTGCTGGTTTCTTCGCGCAATCATCCGAGGCTCCTTCCCTACACTCTTCCAAGCATAAGAACATTGTACAACCATTCCTTCTCCcgattatgccctgaaatgcaaaatactACAAAACCACATCAAATACATAattaacttgagtacaaaacatcaattcgAGCCTTTAAAAAGCATTCTgagtggatataaatgccacttaacaacctactttgtttaaagatgctcatcagttcgtgtTGAGATGTGATCGCTGTAAATGATttggaaatatgtccaagagagaAAAGATGCCTCTCAATATGCTTCTCGAAGTTAAGattttcgatgtttggggaatcgacttcatggggccatttgtctcatcatGCAATAATCAATATATTCTTTTGGAGGTGGATTATGTGACTAAATGGGTTGAGGTTAAAGCTTTGCCAACCAACGATGCTAATGTGGTGAtcaattttcttcataagcagatattcacatgTTTCAGTACTCCAAgggtcataatcagtgatgagggatcgcatttctgcaatcacaAATTTACTGCATTAACGGAAAGATATCATGTGAATCCTCGTGTGGCCACaacttatcatcctcaaactatTGGGCAAGCTGAAGTCTCTAATCGAGATATCAAGCGAATCTTGGAGAAGGTTGTGAGTCTATCAAGGAAAGATTAGCCGTTAAAGCTAGATGAAGCTATTTAGGCCTATATAACAACATTCAAGACTCCTCTAGGCATGTCTCCTTTCCAATTGGTATATGGTAAGGCGTGTCATTTGCCTACGGAGCTAGaacataaagcatattgggctttgaagaagctaAAGCTTGACATGGAATCTGCTGGAGAAAAGAAAATGCTCCAACTTAATGAACTCGACGAATTTCAACTACAGGCTtatgaaaataacaagttatacAAGGAGAAGGTCAAGAGATGGCATGATAGGAGGTTAGTGCATAAGACATTTATGCATGGTCAGCAAGTTCTattgttcaactctcatctccgactttttccaggAAAGCTTAAGTCACGGTGGTCAGGTCCGTTcatcgtcaaaactgtgtttccacatggagctgtGGAAATTTTTGATAAGCATCTGGACCAAGAGTTCAAAGTAAATGTTCAGAGGTTAAAGCATTATTATGGGGATATGGTGAACTGTGAGGTGGTGATCGCCGTTCTTGTGACAACTTGATTTCGAAGTTTCACATCAAGCTAAAGATATAAAAcaagcgcttcgtgggaggcaacccacttattttttgtatttttgctaaaaaaataaaaaaaatcaaaaaccaGAATTTTTTCCAGAAGTGCGGCACGCCCGCGCTCTACATGGCGTGCCCGCGCGAGGTCCctggaaaagaaaaaaaatagtgAAAAAATAGAAAATCAGATTAAACCAAGCCCAAACCCGAAATTTATCCTAATTCTAACCCTATTTCTACACCCTAAACAACTCCCCACCCCTCCTATCTCTAtcctatatatatacatctacATACATATAACACATCTTTTATACCTACAAACCCTAGCCTCTCCTACATACGATACTTACACCCAAATTGCTATCATTTGTGATTATAGCACCCATCCCTCGTCTACCGAGCATTCTATTATGGGTGGCACGGAGAAAAGATTTACTTCACTAGAGGCTCAGGCGGAGTTCACTAGGTTGATGTCTAATCCGAATAGCTGATTGCTAAGGAGATGGGACTTttaatgatatcccacacttacaaaccagtcttaaaagattaattttaacccacacttacaaaccagtcttgaaagattaattttaacaagtgatttaataagtgtttgtgcaagtgactctttgactaaaagacatgctctcgaaataaatgatacctggtgtgaaggtgccttatCATATAGTATTCCACaaagttgttggatttgaggttatttcttatcataataagaaatcaatcttcttccacaaagttgacagcttcctgagatgcttctcctgtcacttaggttgacagcttcagagatgcttctcctgtctttctttcaacctgcgtaatctatatctatatagctaaacatgttaagcataatatctttagggtactattgtctgaaggagttctcatattttacttggttggaaaagaaataacaggTAAGAGTCTGATCAATCATGTCCcgttaaatgctgcaagaatgacttcactgttgatcatcatgttcaccaatcttcccaactccttatacctcccaaatgtaAGATCACCAAGTGTTACTAATTGTgagctcccaaaggtcccgaagtattctaatccaatctgtaaatgttaggtccctaagagttaggttccaatcataaacagattcgagacccgaagtatcaagaaccatatTTAGGTATATGGAATGGGATATGGTTTTtatctttcttcctcactgtgagtgtgtgattctgttttgtgtacctcacatgtgtttcactcttctctccactcgtgtttacactcattctcacaagtatATCACTCCTCTCTTAGCTCCAAAATctagttgtacctgcaaggaaaatcaccttagccatccttaaggaggtcacatgtggtgcaatgggagttcacaaatcccatccttgttaaactcattagatgaatctgagtcataatctacaagtttctagtttcccttttagggttccagatttgaactatGGGAAGgaaaacaatgatccaaagaatttagcataaagatcaaagtttccttctaatgtctgtgaagatatttccttgtgactcatcaggtaatatctgaatcattgtcaacaagttgccgatctgctcccatgtcagatccactatccgcagatacatccaggtttattagtcttggggcggtagacactgaccactaacatatggctatgggatcagtatcctctcctaacacctgttAAGGCAATTGGTctattaaagaaccttgaacaatcgaatccgaccataaaatggtcgaaactcttgtttccgtcaactcttcttttgtgtgtgtaacctatctttgtgcatcaagaattgtttaaaTTTGAGGTGGTGACGCTACATCGGAGACCCTAGCCGACaagcgaatttcaatagacgcaccctgttgagaggatgaatctagtaactattttgtgccttttcagccattacatctttttgagaagatgtatgggggctagcagttgtctttgtttaaatactactcatatttgtaggagacagagctgctgggttgacttccgaaccttccttatgtggtgcactaaggtaCTTTCTCCGTCATGCTCATTCGTAATTCATTTTAggggtaaaagagtgttggttagttctgtttctgtgtttgtctttatagtctgggatagaagttgtgggttttcaacctcacgactatcaaatgaaagaaggccattgaaGGCTGAACCtatatcacagaacatatggcaatatagagataaaatgcatttaagatctataatgagtgaaaattatgcatttaatattttgagagaaatgatgtaccatagtgatttcaaaaagattttaatgaaataagaaatcaccaatgtagaaagaag carries:
- the LOC141691695 gene encoding uncharacterized protein LOC141691695, which codes for MSPFQLVYGKACHLPTELEHKAYWALKKLKLDMESAGEKKMLQLNELDEFQLQAYENNKLYKEKVKRWHDRRLVHKTFMHGQQVLLFNSHLRLFPGKLKSRWSGPFIVKTVFPHGAVEIFDKHLDQEFKVNVQRLKHYYGDMVNCEVVIAVLVTT